A window of SAR202 cluster bacterium contains these coding sequences:
- the nuoL gene encoding NADH-quinone oxidoreductase subunit L → MGEAGVWAIFLLPLAAFAVIGLVIRPFFNRHSVTAGWLLIAALAAALVLSIWTLKSVIEEGPLQFDPHTWLELDGLEINIGLMVDSLTAVMLVVVTGVSLMVQIYSQGYMKGDPGYARYYAFMALFSAAMLGLVMSSNILQLYAMWELVGLGSFLLIGFWNDRPAAAAAAKKAFLVTRIGDFGFLLAILYLFFNRDAFLAQGLNPLHIPDIHAAIPLIEEGKMVAFGGLGLTWLAVGIFAGAAGKSAQFPFHVWLPDAMEGPTPVSALIHAATMVAAGVFLVARFFPVFQASHEAMSAVAIIGAFTALFAATMGLVNNDIKRVLAFSTISQLGYMMAALGIGAYSVAVFHLFTHAFFKALLFLGAGSVNHAAGTFDMRYMGGLRKAMPWTYAFMLIGGLALVGIFPLAGFWSKDEILGHAWHFYGDEMRTPFVFWMLVAGVALTAFYTFRMLYMTFHGEFRGGAEAEQRAHASTTHDQGGHRVHLAESPLVMLLPMGILAIAAVAAGYVANPQQEFLSVPKHWFSEFVVPSGGHAEVLDINIGLALIITLLSLAAIGLAAAMYLKGLRGPDQVEKALAPAHRTLSNRYYMDHFYEQGIVSRFFYRRTAAFLEWFDQQVIDNIVDVAGWASRSVGWGIGKIQTGQVQAYAFGISVGVLAILMSYLIWG, encoded by the coding sequence CCAGTTCGATCCCCACACCTGGCTTGAACTGGACGGCCTGGAGATAAACATCGGCCTCATGGTGGACTCCCTGACCGCCGTCATGCTGGTGGTGGTCACCGGCGTCAGCCTTATGGTTCAAATTTACTCCCAGGGCTACATGAAGGGCGACCCTGGCTACGCTCGATACTATGCCTTCATGGCCCTTTTCTCCGCCGCCATGCTGGGCCTGGTCATGTCCAGCAACATTCTCCAGCTTTACGCCATGTGGGAGCTGGTGGGCCTCGGCTCCTTCCTCCTCATCGGTTTCTGGAACGACCGCCCTGCCGCCGCTGCCGCGGCCAAGAAGGCCTTCCTGGTTACACGCATCGGCGACTTCGGCTTCCTGCTCGCCATCCTCTACCTCTTCTTCAACCGTGACGCCTTCCTGGCCCAAGGCCTCAACCCCCTGCATATACCCGACATCCATGCCGCCATACCCCTCATCGAAGAAGGAAAGATGGTGGCCTTCGGCGGGCTGGGGCTGACGTGGCTGGCCGTTGGCATCTTCGCCGGCGCGGCAGGCAAGAGCGCCCAGTTCCCTTTCCACGTATGGCTCCCCGACGCCATGGAAGGCCCCACTCCCGTCAGCGCCCTTATCCACGCCGCCACTATGGTCGCCGCCGGCGTTTTCTTAGTGGCGCGATTCTTCCCCGTCTTCCAAGCCTCCCACGAGGCTATGAGCGCCGTCGCCATCATCGGCGCTTTCACCGCCCTCTTCGCCGCCACCATGGGCCTGGTCAACAACGATATCAAGCGTGTCCTCGCCTTCTCCACCATCAGCCAGCTTGGCTACATGATGGCCGCCCTGGGTATCGGCGCGTACAGCGTCGCCGTCTTCCATCTCTTCACCCACGCCTTCTTCAAGGCGTTGTTGTTCCTGGGCGCGGGCAGCGTCAACCACGCCGCCGGCACCTTCGACATGCGCTACATGGGCGGCCTGCGAAAGGCCATGCCCTGGACCTACGCCTTCATGCTCATCGGCGGGCTGGCCCTGGTGGGCATCTTTCCCCTGGCGGGGTTCTGGAGCAAGGATGAGATACTGGGCCACGCCTGGCATTTCTACGGCGACGAGATGCGCACCCCCTTTGTTTTCTGGATGCTGGTGGCGGGTGTGGCCCTCACCGCCTTCTACACCTTCCGAATGCTCTACATGACCTTCCACGGCGAGTTCCGGGGCGGCGCCGAGGCCGAGCAGCGCGCCCATGCCTCGACCACCCACGACCAGGGCGGCCACCGCGTTCACCTGGCCGAGTCGCCGCTGGTAATGCTCCTGCCCATGGGTATCCTGGCGATTGCTGCCGTAGCGGCTGGGTATGTCGCCAACCCGCAGCAGGAGTTCCTGAGCGTTCCCAAGCACTGGTTCAGCGAATTTGTAGTCCCGTCCGGCGGCCACGCCGAGGTGCTGGACATAAATATTGGCCTGGCTCTGATAATCACGCTGCTGTCCCTAGCCGCCATCGGCCTCGCCGCCGCCATGTACCTGAAGGGTCTGCGAGGCCCCGACCAAGTGGAGAAGGCCCTGGCCCCGGCCCATAGGACTCTCAGCAACCGCTACTACATGGACCACTTCTATGAACAAGGCATCGTTTCTCGATTCTTCTACCGCAGGACCGCCGCCTTCCTCGAGTGGTTTGACCAGCAGGTCATCGACAACATCGTGGACGTCGCGGGCTGGGCGTCGCGGAGCGTTGGGTGGGGGATTGGCAAGATCCAGACCGGACAAGTCCAGGCCTACGCCTTCGGCATATCCGTGGGCGTGCTGGCAATCTTGATGTCATATCTGATTTGGGGCTAG